GGAATAAGTCATAAGTACCAAAAATTGAACTAAGTTAAATTGTTTTAAAGCACTGGAAAAACCTAGCCTCATCAATAATAAAATAATAATGAATTCAATAAAAATGAGATTGAGAGAATTTCCTCAAAGCCTCAGGCGAGATTTGAACTCGCGATCTGCTGATTACAAATCAGCCGCTATGCCGGGCTAGGCCACTGAGGCACAGAAAGTGCTCTTAATTATAGGGCACAGGGGTTATAATAGTTTACGAAAAAAGATGAAGGATCCTATTGTCCCTTCAGTTTCTCGATCAGTTCTTTGACTTCGGCAGATCCTTCTTTGTAGTAGATAGATTCCTTGGGATCGAGTTCATATAAGAGTCTAAGGAACTCACCAGCGTGGACTTTTTCTTCATCAGCAATGTCTTCGAGGACCTCGATCGCAAGTTTGTTGTCTATTGACTCAGCAAGCTGCTGATAGAGCTGGATGGCTTCGTATTCAGCTGCGACCATAAAACGAATAGCACGTATAAGTTCATCATGTGTGAGTT
This region of Methanocorpusculum sp. genomic DNA includes:
- a CDS encoding ferritin family protein, yielding MPDFGNPFAGLKEDRKLTHDELIRAIRFMVAAEYEAIQLYQQLAESIDNKLAIEVLEDIADEEKVHAGEFLRLLYELDPKESIYYKEGSAEVKELIEKLKGQ